A portion of the Cydia strobilella chromosome 5, ilCydStro3.1, whole genome shotgun sequence genome contains these proteins:
- the LOC134741532 gene encoding MOB kinase activator-like 2 isoform X6: MGKARRKDREGEAAGDPKLYLQEALLERKLPELDMRQLVDLPRHLDYNEWLASHSEYHHLTYKLYLHEALLERKLPELDMRQLVDLPRHLDYNEWLASHTLALFEHVNLVYGAVSEFCTASSCPDMSGPGGRVYAWVDERGKKARVAAPQYVDYVMTLTQNTVNDETLFPTKYANEFPAMFESVVRRVVRLLFHVVAHLYAAHFRELALLRLHAHLHLTFAHLTALDARFQLLDHKETEVLRDLEVALRLSEPASSPRRSPVVTQPLGAA, from the exons GAAGGCGCGGCGCAAAGACCGCGAGGGCGAGGCGGCAGGCGACCCTAAGCTGTACCTCCAGGAGGCGCTGCTGGAGCGCAAGCTGCCCGAGCTGGACATGCGGCAGCTGGTCGACCTGCCGCGCCACCTCGACTACAACGAGTGGCTCGCCTCGCACAGTGAGTACCACCACCTCACATACAAGCTGTACCTCCACGAGGCGCTGCTGGAGCGCAAGCTGCCCGAGCTGGACATGCGGCAGCTGGTCGACCTGCCGCGCCACCTCGACTACAACGAGTGGCTCGCCTCGCACA CATTGGCGCTATTCGAGCACGTGAACCTGGTGTACGGCGCGGTGTCGGAGTTCTGCACGGCGAGCAGCTGTCCCGACATGTCGGGCCCCGGCGGGCGCGTGTACGCCTGGGTGGATGAGCGCGGCAAAAAGGCGCGCGTCGCCGCCCCGCAGTATGTGGACTACGTGATGACGCTCACGCAGAACACCGTCAACGATGAGACGCTTTTCCCCACCAAATACG CGAACGAGTTCCCGGCGATGTTCGAGTCGGTGGTGCGGCGCGTGGTGCGGCTGCTGTTCCACGTGGTGGCGCACCTGTACGCCGCGCACTTCCGCGAGCTGGCGCTGCTGCGCCTGCACGCGCACCTGCACCTCACCTTCGCGCACCTCACCGCGCTCGACGCGCGCTTCCAGCTGCTCGACCACAAGGAGACCGAG GTGCTGCGCGACCTGGAAGTGGCGCTCCGACTGTCGGAGCCGGCCTCGTCGCCGCGGCGCTCGCCCGTCGTCACGCAGCCGCTCGGCGCCGCGTGA
- the LOC134741532 gene encoding MOB kinase activator-like 2 isoform X4, which translates to MDCLELVARWLAALLDSLLGKKARRKDREGEAAGDPKLYLQEALLERKLPELDMRQLVDLPRHLDYNEWLASHSEYHHLTYKLYLHEALLERKLPELDMRQLVDLPRHLDYNEWLASHTLALFEHVNLVYGAVSEFCTASSCPDMSGPGGRVYAWVDERGKKARVAAPQYVDYVMTLTQNTVNDETLFPTKYANEFPAMFESVVRRVVRLLFHVVAHLYAAHFRELALLRLHAHLHLTFAHLTALDARFQLLDHKETEVLRDLEVALRLSEPASSPRRSPVVTQPLGAA; encoded by the exons GAAGGCGCGGCGCAAAGACCGCGAGGGCGAGGCGGCAGGCGACCCTAAGCTGTACCTCCAGGAGGCGCTGCTGGAGCGCAAGCTGCCCGAGCTGGACATGCGGCAGCTGGTCGACCTGCCGCGCCACCTCGACTACAACGAGTGGCTCGCCTCGCACAGTGAGTACCACCACCTCACATACAAGCTGTACCTCCACGAGGCGCTGCTGGAGCGCAAGCTGCCCGAGCTGGACATGCGGCAGCTGGTCGACCTGCCGCGCCACCTCGACTACAACGAGTGGCTCGCCTCGCACA CATTGGCGCTATTCGAGCACGTGAACCTGGTGTACGGCGCGGTGTCGGAGTTCTGCACGGCGAGCAGCTGTCCCGACATGTCGGGCCCCGGCGGGCGCGTGTACGCCTGGGTGGATGAGCGCGGCAAAAAGGCGCGCGTCGCCGCCCCGCAGTATGTGGACTACGTGATGACGCTCACGCAGAACACCGTCAACGATGAGACGCTTTTCCCCACCAAATACG CGAACGAGTTCCCGGCGATGTTCGAGTCGGTGGTGCGGCGCGTGGTGCGGCTGCTGTTCCACGTGGTGGCGCACCTGTACGCCGCGCACTTCCGCGAGCTGGCGCTGCTGCGCCTGCACGCGCACCTGCACCTCACCTTCGCGCACCTCACCGCGCTCGACGCGCGCTTCCAGCTGCTCGACCACAAGGAGACCGAG GTGCTGCGCGACCTGGAAGTGGCGCTCCGACTGTCGGAGCCGGCCTCGTCGCCGCGGCGCTCGCCCGTCGTCACGCAGCCGCTCGGCGCCGCGTGA
- the LOC134741532 gene encoding MOB kinase activator-like 2 isoform X5 yields MLDCLWKARRKDREGEAAGDPKLYLQEALLERKLPELDMRQLVDLPRHLDYNEWLASHSEYHHLTYKLYLHEALLERKLPELDMRQLVDLPRHLDYNEWLASHTLALFEHVNLVYGAVSEFCTASSCPDMSGPGGRVYAWVDERGKKARVAAPQYVDYVMTLTQNTVNDETLFPTKYANEFPAMFESVVRRVVRLLFHVVAHLYAAHFRELALLRLHAHLHLTFAHLTALDARFQLLDHKETEVLRDLEVALRLSEPASSPRRSPVVTQPLGAA; encoded by the exons GAAGGCGCGGCGCAAAGACCGCGAGGGCGAGGCGGCAGGCGACCCTAAGCTGTACCTCCAGGAGGCGCTGCTGGAGCGCAAGCTGCCCGAGCTGGACATGCGGCAGCTGGTCGACCTGCCGCGCCACCTCGACTACAACGAGTGGCTCGCCTCGCACAGTGAGTACCACCACCTCACATACAAGCTGTACCTCCACGAGGCGCTGCTGGAGCGCAAGCTGCCCGAGCTGGACATGCGGCAGCTGGTCGACCTGCCGCGCCACCTCGACTACAACGAGTGGCTCGCCTCGCACA CATTGGCGCTATTCGAGCACGTGAACCTGGTGTACGGCGCGGTGTCGGAGTTCTGCACGGCGAGCAGCTGTCCCGACATGTCGGGCCCCGGCGGGCGCGTGTACGCCTGGGTGGATGAGCGCGGCAAAAAGGCGCGCGTCGCCGCCCCGCAGTATGTGGACTACGTGATGACGCTCACGCAGAACACCGTCAACGATGAGACGCTTTTCCCCACCAAATACG CGAACGAGTTCCCGGCGATGTTCGAGTCGGTGGTGCGGCGCGTGGTGCGGCTGCTGTTCCACGTGGTGGCGCACCTGTACGCCGCGCACTTCCGCGAGCTGGCGCTGCTGCGCCTGCACGCGCACCTGCACCTCACCTTCGCGCACCTCACCGCGCTCGACGCGCGCTTCCAGCTGCTCGACCACAAGGAGACCGAG GTGCTGCGCGACCTGGAAGTGGCGCTCCGACTGTCGGAGCCGGCCTCGTCGCCGCGGCGCTCGCCCGTCGTCACGCAGCCGCTCGGCGCCGCGTGA